The Rickettsiales bacterium genome has a segment encoding these proteins:
- a CDS encoding Hsp20/alpha crystallin family protein — MTVRELLHLGRTPVAVNRGSNPIVAFQDEVNKLFNEFFGELSFPSWSRATAPALTLAPAVDVSETDKEFKITAELPGLNAKEIQVTTADGYVTIKGEKKEEKKEEKEGYYRQERSYGSFQRVVALPDTANFEKAEASFKNGVLTLTLPKQAGAQAKERKVDVKEAA, encoded by the coding sequence ATGACCGTACGTGAATTATTGCATCTGGGCAGGACTCCCGTTGCCGTCAACCGTGGCAGCAATCCTATCGTTGCATTTCAGGATGAAGTGAACAAATTGTTCAATGAATTCTTCGGCGAGCTTTCCTTCCCGAGTTGGAGCCGCGCTACAGCACCTGCCCTTACGCTTGCTCCGGCCGTGGATGTCAGCGAAACCGACAAAGAATTCAAAATCACCGCCGAACTTCCAGGACTTAATGCAAAAGAAATCCAGGTAACGACTGCTGACGGCTACGTCACCATTAAGGGTGAAAAGAAAGAGGAAAAGAAAGAAGAGAAAGAAGGTTATTACCGCCAGGAACGCTCTTATGGTTCATTCCAGCGTGTAGTAGCGCTGCCGGATACTGCTAATTTTGAGAAAGCTGAAGCCAGTTTCAAGAATGGCGTGTTGACTCTCACACTGCCGAAACAGGCTGGAGCTCAAGCCAAAGAACGCAAAGTAGACGTTAAGGAAGCTGCATAA
- a CDS encoding host attachment protein, producing MLHHSTHSHPFPITWFLVADGKTAQTYTYSQVEKRIPCSGNSKHSHYAESREQVLVPVAGMKLEATSAAEYETGNDRLERVFESHGTAHHMAEPHIDLHEEIRQHFLETIASKLTAAKSEKSFDRLVLIAPGEILGGIKKHLTDDVLKSVVAELPKDYTKCDEETLLQHLQQLR from the coding sequence ATGCTTCACCACTCAACGCACAGCCATCCATTTCCCATTACCTGGTTTCTGGTAGCAGATGGAAAAACCGCTCAGACATATACTTACAGTCAGGTGGAAAAGCGTATTCCCTGCAGCGGTAACTCCAAGCACTCACACTACGCTGAATCACGAGAACAGGTGCTGGTTCCAGTGGCCGGTATGAAGCTTGAGGCAACATCCGCGGCAGAATATGAAACCGGCAACGACCGTCTCGAAAGGGTATTCGAAAGCCATGGAACAGCGCATCATATGGCAGAACCGCATATAGATCTCCATGAAGAGATCAGGCAACATTTCCTGGAAACTATTGCTTCCAAACTCACCGCTGCAAAATCAGAGAAGAGCTTTGACCGGCTGGTGCTGATTGCACCGGGGGAAATACTGGGCGGAATTAAAAAACACCTCACGGACGATGTATTAAAATCTGTCGTTGCAGAATTGCCCAAAGATTACACCAAATGCGATGAAGAGACGCTCTTACAGCATCTGCAGCAATTGCGATAG
- the argS gene encoding arginine--tRNA ligase: MRPSHRPDLSDLQIALPKTAKAVSAVSDLYGTTTLAPQIAKAIIKDLSSESELAGIEYGFDAGGPAPDDEKRDPRGQYLNIRFSDAFLVRQIQNIAESEAQDPTAKKQKILIDYGSPNIGKAMHVGHIRSGVIGQSLHNLAEKLGHTVIADSHVGDWGQPMGMIIAELKSRFPHWSCFQSDFNPRSGFELPISENGGEGELSISELNAVYPTASQKAKDDADFLELVRQTTADLQSGQYPGYTELWRAFRAQSLKQVNETYGKLGVSFDREEGESAYHDEIGEMIEELTARGLVRRNEEDELVMDVDRTALIKGLEERGIIVRYGSSLFVNKDKEQLLTDIVGREFLQSKADGTLRRNHNGQLIIAASRTEMIATLKEGGIVHADADGQLVVDKEKSDYIAALREQGLLTRQGEDVERNKEGEPIIDPNKIQDIAIRPIKLQTSDGAYTYGASDLAAIRKRVREDGPDAIWYVVDKRQGPHFEQVFRAAKIAGYSGDTRLEHLAFGTYNGPDGKPFRTRAGGIMSLEHMLQAAEDEVKRNCSVDKDNIPGLAASSLIFNDLINNPESDVTFLSEQLLEFGGKSVASVEYAYGHLSSLLQKPLNDASPEGISLDAPTRQLAMLLTQKEHIMERAFELRTPNLMTEYLYDVSRAFDRVYRDLDAAEATITPFMASLAKATQSTMEEYAKILGITLTSGVRRKAEEHTKNIEAINTALLDNVPPPPPRQSQPVPLAEGEFDAFKQKCERFADLLEAKRPELLKALQIYEPASTAEDEIDLACRCLRDLDQYRDNFTHKVPKVAALLHANLPIYYYVVLGVIPSLMAQEVHVRPNQHMQDKKVIDALKAIQIDPDDSGKNIFNYFDNIITHAKMGRDQFFATHLANCDYGIVNGSYEAGHELMTKYMKPGAVLVSEGKHHDPFIVTSTADIPKAVERAVHLKAYNGGQECAAPDAILVHESVAEEFTRQFKEAYFGLKVGGSYTDPEVRIGPPAAGEADLKHAAEFLSRFRAAHPHVPIQGGHIDWEKGVINPALIVSKLGDMSVPPNYEELFNPIQFIHTYKNTGELRRYFTDERYGVNKGYVSLFCNEDAQDDKIRDWILKRNDDVLGLTENERASGYLSGIDKYGIGRVIVNGSIHNLLQDEPLAPFGGYSAASFIMRKVDWMDDGKDLRIESACLPISHSEIMRDYLIRQNPVTRIGKVPKLPEISIPELTNIDPPHGLIGTNAVEVAAAYRDPQSLDVNVAYFLDQRRQPDPSARGEARAGVERRLARHNNSMGDLTFVTTDYVRRELMKSPSFYEAPEQLVKAVLALQVSVGMTTENHRMDGDSMVAEELRVMGKQALERWKLNILQELPYGDSGEAHRIKELAQKRPEEVVAMAMKATGVQGIQSAHADNISEETGEKKPIPELRLGGGQYHMSALVEADYEDLLKMAQTPNFLFAPLNGRKALEGTGRMPLEDSEGSKGSVRRYIEEAAEGNNYIFAIRDASNKVVGAIELIGIQRKGEGYEAEIGIFVEPAHQNQVNLNSALTPVLQWANANLGINSLRVTTDPDNRNVRKLIDSMRKTVQIAQIPSQETSYTDLNGEERPRAMYLIPPAQLSAVMARGGLEQAGAWTAESLASRQAIGLGKAG; this comes from the coding sequence TTGCGTCCAAGCCATCGTCCTGATTTGTCGGACTTGCAGATTGCGCTGCCAAAAACTGCAAAAGCTGTTTCTGCTGTATCGGATCTATACGGCACGACTACCCTGGCTCCCCAAATAGCAAAAGCGATTATAAAAGACCTCTCGAGCGAATCCGAGTTGGCAGGTATTGAATATGGTTTTGATGCGGGGGGACCTGCGCCAGACGATGAAAAGCGGGATCCGCGCGGGCAGTATCTAAATATCCGTTTTTCAGATGCGTTTCTTGTCAGGCAGATTCAGAATATTGCGGAGAGCGAGGCGCAAGATCCTACTGCCAAAAAACAAAAGATATTGATCGATTATGGCAGCCCGAATATCGGCAAGGCTATGCATGTGGGGCATATCCGGTCGGGTGTGATAGGACAATCCCTGCATAATCTGGCCGAAAAACTGGGCCATACGGTCATTGCGGACAGTCATGTAGGGGACTGGGGACAGCCGATGGGGATGATTATAGCGGAACTGAAAAGCAGGTTTCCGCACTGGTCTTGCTTTCAATCAGATTTCAACCCGCGAAGTGGATTTGAATTACCCATCAGCGAAAACGGTGGGGAGGGGGAACTAAGTATAAGCGAACTTAATGCCGTATACCCGACTGCTTCCCAAAAGGCTAAGGACGATGCGGATTTCCTGGAACTTGTCAGGCAGACAACGGCAGATCTGCAGTCGGGGCAATATCCGGGGTATACGGAATTGTGGCGCGCTTTCAGAGCGCAGTCATTGAAGCAGGTGAATGAGACATACGGAAAACTCGGGGTTTCATTCGACAGAGAAGAGGGAGAAAGCGCTTATCATGACGAAATAGGCGAAATGATCGAAGAACTGACTGCCAGAGGACTGGTCAGGAGGAATGAAGAAGATGAACTGGTCATGGATGTTGACAGAACAGCGCTCATAAAAGGATTGGAGGAGCGAGGCATCATTGTACGGTACGGTTCATCATTGTTTGTGAATAAGGATAAGGAACAACTGCTTACCGATATTGTCGGACGGGAATTTCTACAGTCCAAGGCGGATGGCACATTGCGAAGAAATCACAATGGGCAGTTAATAATTGCCGCCAGCCGGACGGAAATGATTGCTACGCTTAAGGAAGGCGGAATAGTGCATGCGGATGCGGATGGTCAACTGGTCGTTGATAAGGAGAAAAGCGACTACATTGCTGCTCTGCGCGAGCAGGGGCTGCTGACACGTCAAGGCGAAGATGTTGAAAGGAATAAAGAGGGCGAGCCGATTATCGACCCAAACAAAATCCAGGATATAGCGATCCGCCCCATTAAGCTGCAGACATCCGATGGAGCTTATACTTACGGCGCATCGGACCTGGCTGCTATCCGCAAAAGAGTCCGGGAAGACGGGCCCGATGCTATCTGGTATGTCGTGGATAAAAGACAAGGCCCGCATTTTGAGCAGGTGTTCAGGGCGGCTAAGATAGCTGGCTATTCGGGTGATACTCGGCTTGAGCATCTTGCATTCGGCACATATAACGGGCCGGATGGAAAACCGTTCAGGACTCGCGCGGGCGGTATCATGTCGCTCGAGCATATGCTTCAGGCTGCGGAAGATGAAGTAAAAAGGAATTGCAGTGTTGATAAGGATAATATTCCCGGACTGGCCGCTTCTTCGCTCATCTTTAACGACTTGATTAACAATCCGGAATCGGATGTCACTTTTCTCTCGGAGCAGTTGCTGGAATTTGGCGGGAAATCGGTTGCCTCTGTGGAATACGCTTATGGCCATTTGAGTTCGCTGCTGCAAAAACCACTGAATGATGCGTCCCCCGAAGGGATTTCTCTAGATGCTCCGACGAGGCAGCTTGCAATGCTGCTTACACAAAAAGAGCATATCATGGAACGCGCTTTTGAACTGCGCACGCCTAACCTTATGACGGAATATCTGTATGATGTATCGAGGGCTTTTGACAGAGTATATCGCGATCTTGATGCTGCAGAAGCAACCATCACCCCATTTATGGCGTCCCTGGCGAAAGCGACCCAAAGTACAATGGAGGAATACGCCAAGATTCTGGGTATTACACTGACAAGTGGAGTCCGGCGCAAAGCGGAGGAGCATACCAAAAATATTGAAGCTATTAATACTGCGCTTCTAGATAATGTTCCGCCACCGCCGCCGCGGCAATCTCAACCTGTGCCTTTGGCGGAAGGCGAGTTTGATGCTTTTAAACAAAAATGTGAGCGGTTTGCAGATCTCCTGGAGGCTAAAAGGCCGGAATTGCTGAAAGCACTGCAGATATATGAGCCCGCTTCAACGGCTGAAGATGAAATTGATCTGGCCTGCCGTTGCCTGCGCGATCTGGACCAGTACAGGGATAATTTTACGCATAAAGTTCCTAAAGTAGCCGCGCTTTTGCATGCGAACCTGCCGATCTATTATTATGTGGTATTAGGCGTGATTCCCTCGCTGATGGCGCAGGAAGTGCATGTCAGACCCAATCAGCATATGCAGGATAAAAAAGTGATCGATGCGCTGAAAGCAATACAGATCGATCCCGATGATTCCGGCAAGAATATATTCAATTATTTCGATAATATTATCACTCACGCTAAAATGGGGAGGGATCAGTTCTTCGCCACGCATCTTGCTAACTGCGATTACGGTATTGTGAACGGTTCTTATGAAGCCGGGCATGAATTAATGACTAAATATATGAAACCAGGGGCGGTTTTGGTTTCAGAAGGCAAGCATCACGATCCTTTTATTGTTACTTCAACGGCGGATATTCCTAAAGCGGTCGAGCGTGCGGTGCATCTTAAAGCATATAACGGCGGGCAGGAATGTGCCGCGCCGGATGCGATATTGGTGCATGAGAGTGTTGCAGAAGAGTTCACCCGTCAATTTAAGGAAGCCTATTTCGGTCTTAAAGTAGGAGGATCGTATACCGATCCTGAAGTAAGAATCGGGCCGCCGGCTGCAGGTGAAGCAGATTTAAAGCATGCGGCAGAATTTCTGAGCCGTTTCAGAGCCGCGCATCCTCATGTTCCTATTCAGGGCGGTCATATTGACTGGGAGAAGGGAGTCATCAATCCGGCGCTGATTGTCTCAAAGCTCGGGGACATGAGCGTACCCCCTAATTATGAGGAATTATTTAATCCCATCCAGTTTATTCATACTTATAAGAATACGGGCGAATTGAGGCGGTATTTTACCGATGAACGTTATGGTGTGAATAAAGGATATGTTTCCCTTTTCTGCAATGAAGACGCTCAGGACGATAAGATTCGCGATTGGATTCTAAAGCGCAATGACGATGTATTAGGCCTGACAGAGAATGAAAGAGCGAGTGGCTATCTTAGTGGAATTGATAAGTATGGCATAGGCCGTGTCATTGTAAATGGAAGTATTCATAACCTTCTGCAGGACGAGCCGCTTGCTCCCTTTGGCGGATACTCGGCAGCATCTTTTATCATGCGCAAAGTAGATTGGATGGATGATGGCAAAGATTTAAGGATAGAAAGTGCTTGCCTGCCTATTTCCCATTCTGAAATTATGCGTGATTATCTGATCCGGCAAAATCCCGTTACCCGGATTGGAAAAGTCCCTAAACTGCCAGAGATCAGCATTCCCGAATTGACAAATATCGATCCGCCGCATGGATTAATCGGTACAAATGCGGTGGAAGTGGCTGCCGCTTATCGCGACCCTCAGAGTTTAGATGTGAATGTCGCATATTTTCTTGACCAGCGCAGACAACCTGATCCGTCTGCGCGAGGTGAAGCGCGTGCCGGGGTGGAGCGGAGATTGGCACGGCATAATAACAGTATGGGTGACCTGACATTCGTGACAACGGATTATGTAAGAAGGGAGTTAATGAAGAGCCCCAGTTTTTATGAAGCTCCCGAGCAGCTGGTTAAAGCGGTGCTGGCACTACAAGTATCTGTAGGTATGACGACCGAAAACCATAGGATGGATGGCGATAGTATGGTTGCTGAGGAACTGCGTGTGATGGGAAAGCAGGCACTGGAACGATGGAAGCTCAATATTCTGCAGGAACTTCCTTATGGGGATTCGGGAGAAGCTCACCGCATAAAGGAGCTTGCCCAGAAAAGGCCGGAAGAAGTGGTTGCAATGGCAATGAAGGCAACGGGTGTCCAGGGAATACAAAGCGCACATGCTGATAATATTTCGGAGGAAACTGGGGAGAAAAAGCCGATACCTGAGCTGCGATTGGGAGGGGGGCAATATCATATGTCTGCGCTTGTGGAAGCGGACTATGAGGATCTTTTAAAGATGGCTCAGACACCGAATTTCTTATTTGCACCGCTCAATGGACGCAAGGCGCTCGAGGGGACGGGGAGAATGCCACTCGAAGACAGCGAGGGAAGTAAAGGCAGCGTACGGCGTTATATAGAAGAAGCGGCAGAAGGAAATAATTATATTTTTGCGATTCGTGATGCCAGCAACAAAGTGGTCGGTGCAATAGAATTAATAGGAATACAGCGTAAAGGAGAAGGGTACGAAGCAGAAATAGGTATATTTGTAGAACCCGCACACCAGAATCAGGTAAACTTAAATAGCGCCCTTACCCCTGTGCTGCAGTGGGCTAACGCTAATCTGGGTATCAACTCATTAAGGGTGACGACAGATCCGGATAATCGGAATGTCAGGAAACTGATCGATTCTATGCGCAAAACAGTCCAGATAGCGCAAATTCCGTCGCAGGAGACCTCTTATACAGACCTTAATGGGGAGGAGCGTCCCCGCGCAATGTATCTGATTCCTCCCGCCCAGTTGAGTGCCGTTATGGCCAGAGGCGGATTGGAGCAGGCAGGTGCATGGACAGCAGAAAGTCTGGCTTCACGGCAGGCTAT
- a CDS encoding Crp/Fnr family transcriptional regulator: MADAIFPSSIKSIPLFAGLTEQERDNLLSAGRTHNYSKGEHLFMHGDPLKNFYIICSGTVRLYRSTAEGNEVTTDIAISGKTMCKTEIFQAARNHTVNALAVDEVVVLEFPVSWLRDAVKNNNTLALNVISALSRYAFMVEVEAEHQATMSSTQLVACFLQRLCILHEFNPQGFELPYSKSLIASRLGMELETFSRTLPKLKENGIRVEGTRVSIYDLDAIDAYVCGNCSIMEDCPTHQTLDKMMHKKKEGLA, from the coding sequence ATGGCAGACGCTATTTTCCCGAGCTCTATAAAAAGCATACCACTGTTTGCGGGCCTTACTGAGCAGGAGCGCGATAATTTGCTCAGTGCCGGGCGTACTCACAATTACTCTAAAGGCGAGCATCTGTTCATGCATGGTGACCCGCTGAAGAACTTTTATATTATATGCAGCGGCACTGTACGCTTATACCGTTCAACAGCTGAAGGTAATGAAGTTACGACAGATATCGCCATCTCAGGCAAAACAATGTGCAAAACAGAAATCTTTCAAGCCGCGCGCAATCACACCGTCAATGCCTTAGCCGTGGATGAGGTTGTGGTGCTGGAGTTTCCTGTAAGCTGGCTGAGGGATGCCGTTAAAAATAATAACACGCTTGCGCTCAATGTGATTTCCGCCCTTTCGCGCTATGCCTTTATGGTCGAGGTAGAAGCGGAGCATCAGGCCACCATGTCTTCCACGCAACTCGTAGCGTGTTTCCTGCAGCGTTTATGCATTCTGCATGAGTTCAATCCGCAAGGCTTTGAACTGCCTTATAGTAAATCGCTCATCGCTTCACGCCTGGGCATGGAATTGGAAACATTCTCACGTACGCTGCCTAAACTGAAAGAGAACGGAATCAGGGTGGAAGGTACGCGTGTCAGTATCTATGATCTGGATGCTATCGATGCCTATGTATGCGGAAACTGCTCGATCATGGAAGATTGTCCCACGCATCAGACACTGGACAAAATGATGCATAAGAAAAAAGAAGGCCTGGCGTAA